CGGTCGGGATTGCGATCGGCTCCCTGCTGTGTGATCGCCTCTCAGGTCATCGCATCGAACCGGGGATCGTCCCGCTCGGCAGCCTGGGGATCACCTTGTTCGGTGCCGATTTGATGTTTGCCACCCCGGCAATAATCCCTGTTACCGACTCCATTACAGCATTTATCACCCAACCGGAGCTGTGGCGGGTCTTCTTCTCACTCACCATGCTCGGCGTCTCCGGCGGAATTTTTATCGTCCCCCTCTACGCCATGATGCAAAGCCGGGCCAAAGAAGATGAACGGGCCCAGATTATTGCCGCCAATAACATCTGGAATGCCATTTTTATGGTCACCAGCGCCATTACGGCGATTGTCTTCCTGTCGGTGCTCGGCTTGTCGATCCCGCAGTTTTTCCTGTTCCTGTCGGTGGTGAACCTAGTGGTGATGCTGTACATCTACACCCAGGCGCCGGATTTTTTCTGGCGCTTTATGGTCTGGCTGGTCAGCCACACCCTGTACCGGGTACGCCATAAGGATCTGCGCCATATCCCGGCCAAGGGTGGTGCGCTGATCGTCTGTAACCATGTCAGCTACATGGACGCGCTGTTACTGGCCGGTGCCTGTCCCCGTCCGATCCGTTTTCTGATGGATAAAGATATCTACAACATGCCGTTCATCAAGAGCTTCTGCTCGGCGTGTAAAGTGATCCCAATTGATGCGACGGACCGTCGTTCCGTAATGAAAGCTTTTACCCATGTTAATCGTTATCTGGAACAAGGTGATGTGGTCTGTGTGTTCCCGGAAGGACAACTGACCTATGACGGCGAAATCGGTCCCTTTATGCGTGGCATCGATCTGATCATCAAACGCGCGCAGGTGCCGGTGATCCCGGTCGCATTGCAAGGGTTGTGGGGGAGCTATTTCAGCCGGGAAGGCGGACGGGCACTGTTGAAACTACCGAAGCGATTCTGGTCCCGGGTCCATATAGTCGCCGGGCCGCCGGTTGAAGCCGCGCACGCCAACAGCGCGATGCTGAGGGAACAAATTCTGGCGCTACGGGGCGAGCACCGCTAGCGGCCTCTGGAGGAACCAGAACAATCACCGAACCGGAACCAGAACCACGACCGAGCCAGCGCCCTCATCACGCTGGCTCCATCACAACACAAGCATCACAGCTTGGTACACCTCCGGACAAACCACCTTAGTCAAGGGGTTGATGAGCCAACCAATCCGCCAGTTTTCGCCGGGATATTTTGATCCCGCCGCCCGATAAATGCTCCGGCAACTTCAGATAATGGACCGGACGGCGAAACGCCGTCACCTGCGCCGCCATATATGCTTTTAACGCTTGTGTGAAAGGTTCGCTCAGCGGGGTCGTTGCGGTTTTCGTCTGAATCAGGGCCACTGGACGCTGCCCGTATTCCGGATCGGCGATCGGCAGCACGATAGCCTGCGTCACCTCGGGGTGGGCCAACAGGACCTGCTCGATCGATTCCGGCTGCACATTCTCGCCACCGGAGATAAACATGTTGTCTGCACGCCCGTGGATCACCAGCTCCCCGGCCTCCCAGTGAGCCAAATCTTTGGTGGCAAACCACGCCTGTGCCGACAACGGCTCAATGTGCCGCTGGCGATAATAGCCCAGCGCCAGGGTCTCGCCACGCACATAAATTTCGCCATCCCGAATAGTTAGCTCCCGGTGTGGCAGCAACATACCAACCCCAGCGCGTCCGTCGGCCCGTTTGGCCGTTACTGTCGAGGCCATCTCCGTCATCCCGTAGCCACACCAGCAGCGGATCCCGGCTTGTTCCGCCTGCTCGGTCAGGCTGACCGGGATCATCGCCCCGCCGAGCAAGACTTCCTTCAGCGCAAACTCCGGCAGCGCAAATCCCGGGGTCGCTGTCTCGGAGGCAGAATCTGAACGTCCGTCAACACATTCATCCGGATGTGCAGCCAGCAGCCGCTGAAGCTGGGTCGGCACCAGAGACGCGTGCGTCACCTGCAACAGCGCCCGGTTCAGGGTACCCGCATCTGCGACCCTGAGCCGGGCGCCGCGATACAACCAACGCCAGAGGATCGCCATACCGGAGATGTGAAACAGCGGCAGCGACAACAGCCAGCAATCATCGGTTTGATAATCCATTTGGGTCAGCAAGCCCTGCGCGCTGGCCAGATGCGTCCGGGCAGCATGCACCACGGCTTTGGGAGCGCCGGTTGAGCCCGAGGTCAGAGTCAGGGTCAGCGGCCGCTCCGGCTGCCAGTCAATGTCAATCGGCAACGCCGCGTCGCTTGTACGAAGTTCAATGGCTGAATAACGCGCTGAAATCTCAGAGATCGGCGCAGGCGTCCAGAGAAAATCGCAATCGAGACGGCGCAGTTGCGCCGCCAGCTCCGGCGGGCTGCTTTTCGGGTTCAACCCCACCGAGCGGGCCCCGACGCGCATGACCGCCAACAGCAGCCACACCAGTTGGATCGAATTCGGGGCAACAATCGCCACCAGATGATCCGGTTTGACGCCCTGCGCTACCAAGCCAGCGGCATAGCGTTCAACCTCTCGGGCCACATCGTCCCAGTTCCACCAGCGCTCCCCCTCAGTCAGGGCAAGCGCATCCGGCTGCGCCGCCGCCCAATGTTGCCAGGGCCAGGTGGCAAACTTAGCGGCTGCTAGTGCTGCTGCCATACCACCTCAAGCGAAGACAAGGGTGTGATCGGCAACGGACACTCCGGCCACGGGGTTTCTAACTGAGCCAGGAACAACTGCATG
Above is a window of Photobacterium sp. TY1-4 DNA encoding:
- a CDS encoding MFS transporter, whose protein sequence is MNSKPQTRLLTQRRFLPYFLTQAFGAFNDNVYKNVLLILIAFAAPGALPVDSDLVINLAAGLFILPFFLFSASAGVLADKYDKALIMRKVKFAEIVIMSLAAVAFITESYTALLILLFLMGTQSAFFGPAKYALLPQHLKKEELVSGNALVETGTFLAILIGTLLAGIIANQPHAHTIAAVSVVAFAIIGYTSSRWIPDAPPSKPDSHFHWHPVRQTRHTLSIARRNKTIFQCVLGISWFWFLGASYLTQFPNFAKLHLGGNAASVSFLLTLFSVGIAIGSLLCDRLSGHRIEPGIVPLGSLGITLFGADLMFATPAIIPVTDSITAFITQPELWRVFFSLTMLGVSGGIFIVPLYAMMQSRAKEDERAQIIAANNIWNAIFMVTSAITAIVFLSVLGLSIPQFFLFLSVVNLVVMLYIYTQAPDFFWRFMVWLVSHTLYRVRHKDLRHIPAKGGALIVCNHVSYMDALLLAGACPRPIRFLMDKDIYNMPFIKSFCSACKVIPIDATDRRSVMKAFTHVNRYLEQGDVVCVFPEGQLTYDGEIGPFMRGIDLIIKRAQVPVIPVALQGLWGSYFSREGGRALLKLPKRFWSRVHIVAGPPVEAAHANSAMLREQILALRGEHR
- the menE gene encoding o-succinylbenzoate--CoA ligase; protein product: MAAALAAAKFATWPWQHWAAAQPDALALTEGERWWNWDDVAREVERYAAGLVAQGVKPDHLVAIVAPNSIQLVWLLLAVMRVGARSVGLNPKSSPPELAAQLRRLDCDFLWTPAPISEISARYSAIELRTSDAALPIDIDWQPERPLTLTLTSGSTGAPKAVVHAARTHLASAQGLLTQMDYQTDDCWLLSLPLFHISGMAILWRWLYRGARLRVADAGTLNRALLQVTHASLVPTQLQRLLAAHPDECVDGRSDSASETATPGFALPEFALKEVLLGGAMIPVSLTEQAEQAGIRCWCGYGMTEMASTVTAKRADGRAGVGMLLPHRELTIRDGEIYVRGETLALGYYRQRHIEPLSAQAWFATKDLAHWEAGELVIHGRADNMFISGGENVQPESIEQVLLAHPEVTQAIVLPIADPEYGQRPVALIQTKTATTPLSEPFTQALKAYMAAQVTAFRRPVHYLKLPEHLSGGGIKISRRKLADWLAHQPLD